From Providencia sp. R33, a single genomic window includes:
- a CDS encoding purine-cytosine permease family protein, translating to MTVSNDIATGQKGRQDNVPLIEARSIDYIPESERHGTLSSQFTLWFGANLQITAIVTGALAVVLGGDVFWSLIGLFIGQLLGGAVMALHAVQGPKLGLPQMISSRVQFGVYGAVIPILLVCMMYVGFSASGTVLAGQAVGQLLHVTDWVGILIFGAVIIGITICGYRIIHILGKVASVVGVIAFFYLFFRLFYMNDVSVLMENRHFDWTHFLLAMSLSASWQIAFGPYVADYSRYLPTKTPTIKAFLAVGSGTVIGTQASMILGVFAAALAGNKFAGNEVSYIVGLGSTGLIAALLYITIFFGKVTITALNAYGSFMSMAAIVCGFRGKNTITRGQRLFFIILMVSFSTLLGLAGQHSFLKLFSAFLLFLLAFFTPWSAINLVDYYWVTKGRYDVPELANPNGRYGRWNKVGIFTYIIGVLIQLPFISTGFYTGPLVEHLGGVDVSWIVGLVATSIIYYIAIKKWPMSVADRLILPTTK from the coding sequence ATGACAGTTTCAAACGACATCGCAACAGGGCAAAAAGGTCGGCAGGACAATGTCCCGCTTATCGAAGCGCGTTCCATCGATTACATTCCTGAATCTGAACGCCATGGCACCTTATCTAGCCAGTTTACACTTTGGTTTGGTGCTAACTTACAAATTACGGCTATCGTTACTGGGGCGCTCGCGGTTGTGCTAGGGGGCGATGTATTTTGGTCATTGATTGGCTTATTTATTGGTCAGTTATTAGGTGGGGCAGTGATGGCATTGCATGCGGTGCAAGGGCCAAAACTGGGACTACCGCAAATGATTTCAAGCCGTGTGCAGTTTGGTGTTTATGGCGCAGTTATTCCTATCTTATTGGTTTGTATGATGTATGTTGGCTTTTCAGCCAGTGGAACGGTATTAGCAGGCCAAGCTGTTGGGCAATTACTCCATGTGACTGATTGGGTCGGGATCTTAATTTTTGGTGCGGTAATTATCGGGATCACTATCTGTGGTTATCGGATCATTCACATTTTAGGTAAGGTCGCGAGCGTTGTGGGTGTTATTGCGTTCTTTTATCTATTTTTCCGTCTGTTTTACATGAATGATGTCTCCGTATTAATGGAAAATCGCCATTTTGATTGGACACATTTCTTATTAGCCATGTCACTCTCAGCATCTTGGCAAATTGCTTTTGGCCCTTATGTTGCTGACTACTCTCGTTATTTACCAACTAAAACACCAACCATTAAAGCCTTTCTAGCGGTGGGATCAGGGACGGTCATTGGTACTCAAGCGTCAATGATTTTAGGGGTGTTTGCAGCGGCCTTAGCGGGGAATAAATTTGCAGGCAACGAAGTTTCCTACATAGTGGGATTGGGAAGCACAGGCCTAATTGCTGCGTTGTTATATATCACAATTTTCTTCGGGAAAGTGACCATCACGGCGTTAAATGCGTATGGTAGCTTTATGTCGATGGCGGCAATTGTTTGTGGGTTTAGAGGGAAAAACACCATTACGAGAGGGCAGAGACTGTTCTTCATCATTTTAATGGTGAGTTTCTCAACCTTATTAGGGTTAGCTGGCCAACATTCGTTCTTAAAATTATTCTCCGCTTTCTTACTGTTTCTACTGGCATTTTTCACACCATGGAGCGCAATCAATCTTGTTGATTACTATTGGGTGACCAAAGGTCGTTACGATGTCCCTGAACTGGCAAACCCAAATGGTCGCTATGGTCGCTGGAATAAAGTGGGTATCTTCACTTACATCATCGGCGTATTGATCCAATTGCCATTTATTTCAACAGGTTTCTACACTGGCCCGTTAGTTGAACACCTTGGTGGCGTCGATGTTTCATGGATAGTGGGCTTAGTCGCGACCAGTATTATTTATTATATCGCTATCAAAAAATGGCCAATGTCTGTTGCTGATAGGCTGATATTACCAACCACTAAATAA